The Pogona vitticeps strain Pit_001003342236 chromosome W, PviZW2.1, whole genome shotgun sequence DNA window TTCCCTTCTAATAACACTTTCTTTGAGCTCTCTCTcaatatttatatccctttgttctgcatcaatcagcaaaaccaaattttcccaaggcttagatttcccagcctctgagaagctcagatgttaaggagcaaaggatttggtcacctccgACCCAGTGCAATCCAGCGCCCGAAGAGTCCGGAGCTTGAAAAAACCAAACTTTCCACTCCTTCCAAAAATCCCTGCCATTAGAAAGCAGTATACTCTaaatataatagcacagaagcaCCTAGTTCTTCCTAAATAATATAGTATATTCActggtggcgcagtggttaaaccgctgtaaaggttccccttgacaattttttttgtccagtcgtgttcaactctagggggcggtgctcatccccgtttccaagccatagagccagcgttttgtccgaagacaatcttccgtggtcacatggccagtgcgacttagacacgtaacgctgttaccttcccaccaaggtggtccctatttatctacagtggggtctcgacttacgaacataatccgtattggaaggcagtttgtaagtcgaaaagttcttagttcgaatctgcatttcccatagaattgcattgaaaaccatttaatctgtatctgctcttttccgtccatagaaactaatgggaagctgctattccgccttctgccactagagggggatattttttcttttttcccttaggttcaggaaatgaggaggaaggcagggaacagtttgcaaagcactttttaaaccttttttttcaacaaagccaatttaaaatcatgttttaaagcatgttgtactgattttttcagcacaaagacacacaggcagggtttttaggtgctgagcaagcctccccaagcctcttcagagccagccgatcagctgataggggGGAGAGGGGGGTGCAGGAGCAGGGGGGGAGCACAAAagggctgccaggctcccttctggtgtgggcttttacctgtttcctgctctttttcctgctgtttgggggctaccaaggcctggtaagtgactttcttttatttatttttaagtttctgacccttttttccccctccagaagcctctaaggggagggaggggggacttttccccctgttcataactcgagggaagttcgtatgtctagtccttatttcccctatagggcgggttcgtaagttgaattgttcataAGTAGGGTCGTtagtaagtcgagaccccactgtacttgcatttgcatgcttttgaactgctaggttggcgctgtactgcagctaaaactgtgcccacgacctggggttcaaatcccaggtagccggctcaaggttgacttagccttctatccttctgaggtcggtaaaatgagtactgagctcactgggggggcaatgagtagcctgcataattaaattgtaaaccgcccagagagtgcttgaagcactatgggacggtatataagcagcacactttgctttttgctttggtaccctctttaaaactcaattactattattatttatgaggGTAAAGCATTCTAAACCAAATGACAGCTcctctctcttcactacttgctttctttcatcagttatccTTAGAATATCCATtgcacaatatatgcttattctcattttttaaagcaaaaagttccATGTCTATTTTCTGGCATCTCTCTTTTAATTAATGAtagaagtaaaacacatcacaaatggcacttcaaaatgcactccatttcttttctctctgttttgcatttagTCAGCTTTTGATTGCTTAATCTTTCCAGTGAaaaccagcacaaaactgaatgaatTTCTTCTGCCTTCTTTAATTATCAGGAgttctgaataaagctctttccacattccatgcatttctatggtttctccccagtgtgagttctttgatgtctactccgGTGACTGCTCtcactgaagcactttccacattccgtgcatttatatggtttctccccagtgtgagtcctttgatgggaCCTAAGAttatcactgcgactaaagctctttccacattccatgcatttatgtggtttctccccagtgtgggtcctttgatgtaccctaagctgaccactgcgactaaagctctttccacattccatgcatttatgtggtttctccccagtgtgggtcctttgatgtaccctaagctgaccactgcgactaaagctctttccacattccatacatttatgtggtttctccccagtgtgggtcctttgatgtaccctaagctgaccactgcaactaaagctctttccacattccatgcatttatgtggtttctccccagtgtgggtcctttgatgtaccctaagctgaccactgcaactaaagctctttccacattccatgcatttatgtggtttctccccagtgtgggtcctttgatgtaccctaagctgaccactgtgactaaagctctttccacattccatgcattcatgtggtttctccccagtgtgagtcctttgatgtgacctaaggtgaacattctgactaaagctctttccacattccatgcatttatgtggtttctcccctgtgtgagttctttcatgtttcctaaggtcaccactgcaactaaagctctttccacattccgtgcatttatgtggtttctcatcagtgtgagtcctttgatgtgacctaaggtgatcactgcgactaaagctctttccacattccaagcatttatgtggtttctccccagtgtgagtcctttgatgtgacttaagatgaCTACACTTACTAAAGCTCtctccacattctatgcatttgtaagttttctccccagtgtgagttctttcatgtctcCTCCAGTtactactctgactgaagctctttccacattccatacacagATACTGTTTCTCCCCTGCATGTGTTCTTTGACGGCTACTGAGGTGACATGGAGGtacgtggtttctcccctgcgtcAGTTCATTCATGTGAAGTCCATGCCTGGCCATTCCTATTTCCATTTCTCTGTTTCCTTGCTTGATTGCg harbors:
- the LOC144585044 gene encoding uncharacterized protein LOC144585044; this translates as MECGKSFRQSSSLRCHRRTRTGEKPYKCVECGMSFCLNNSLNLHQRTHTGEKPYKCMECGKSFTHSNSLSSHQRSHTGEKPYKCMECNKSFSLKHSLSLHQRTHTGEKPYKCMECGKCFKSFSKCSHLKSHQRTHTGEKPHKCLECGKSFSRSDHLRSHQRTHTDEKPHKCTECGKSFSCSGDLRKHERTHTGEKPHKCMECGKSFSQNVHLRSHQRTHTGEKPHECMECGKSFSHSGQLRVHQRTHTGEKPHKCMECGKSFSCSGQLRVHQRTHTGEKPHKCMECGKSFSCSGQLRVHQRTHTGEKPHKCMECGKSFSRSGQLRVHQRTHTGEKPHKCMECGKSFSRSGQLRVHQRTHTGEKPHKCMECGKSFSRSDNLRSHQRTHTGEKPYKCTECGKCFSESSHRSRHQRTHTGEKP